Proteins encoded together in one Xiphophorus maculatus strain JP 163 A chromosome 13, X_maculatus-5.0-male, whole genome shotgun sequence window:
- the LOC102221071 gene encoding coiled-coil domain-containing protein 106-like isoform X1 produces MVRGADLQKKRKKKLYVSADFSVLQLLLNSVADWSGEAQRAVKVQPASSPSPPSPMTTRSGMTLKRLQRPGARIRRNITVPVKQEFHLEEDKYYTEEEFVEEEGEEEVEDDADSTVESGSKKKSRGRGTGEPKMKMRRIFRITHGRERQRVKDPDGVLIRYKKILSTYQRVRSMSRAFQIHGVDRNTMASTSPIAELLLVAPEKVTDVGEFEASKEKLLDYARRCYKTMDEETHAKVQSMKKTNKLLPISYRFRN; encoded by the exons ATGGTGAGGGGGgctgatttacaaaaaaaaagaaaaaaaaagttatatgtTTCAGCTGATTTTTCAGTGTTACAATTGTTGTTGAATTCAGTGGCAGACTGGTCTGGAGAAGCCCAGCGTGCTGTTAAAGTCCAGCCTGCCAGctctccatctcctccttcCCCGATGACCACCAGGTCGGGGATGACCCTCAAACGCCTCCAGCGCCCCGGAGCTCGGATCCGCCGCAACATCACTGTCCCTG tcAAACAGGAGTTTCATCTTGAAGAAGACAAATATTACACAGAGGAAGAGTTTGTTGAGGAAGAGGGGGAAGAAGAGGTGGAGGATGATGCAGACTCGACTGTGGAGAGCGGGTCAAAGAAGAAGAGCCGAGGGCGTGGCACCGGAGAGCcgaagatgaagatgaggaggatcTTCAGGATCACGCATGGGAGGGAGAGGCAAAGAg TTAAAGACCCAGATGGTGTTCTGATTCGTTACAAGAAGATCCTGTCTACATACCAGCGGGTGAGGAGCATGTCCAGAGCCTTCCAGATCCACGGAGTCGACCGAAACACGATGGCCTCCACCTCCCCGATCGCAGAGCTCCTGCTTGTGGCCCCAGAAAAG GTGACTGATGTAGGAGAGTTTGAGGCCTCCAAGGAGAAGCTTCTGGATTACGCCAGGCGATGCTACAAGACTATGGATGAGGAGACGCACGCTAAGGTCCAGAGCATGAAGAAGACCAACAAGCTGCTCCCAATCTCCTACAGGTTCAGGAACTGA
- the LOC102221071 gene encoding coiled-coil domain-containing protein 106-like isoform X2, with translation MNPATSRHDTDTPERHTPQASSSSSEMGGSGQTGGLYLNAYEVSFPLEESVERPAAYHLNQGQQMIEEPVVQESLHSQYSPFILISNLRAHLYVSLEKNAWLQKRIEELEEERNFLRCQLDRFIVSMRSPDVADWSGEAQRAVKVQPASSPSPPSPMTTRSGMTLKRLQRPGARIRRNITVPVKQEFHLEEDKYYTEEEFVEEEGEEEVEDDADSTVESGSKKKSRGRGTGEPKMKMRRIFRITHGRERQRVKDPDGVLIRYKKILSTYQRVRSMSRAFQIHGVDRNTMASTSPIAELLLVAPEKVLMSLL, from the exons ATGAATCCCGCAACCAGCAGACACGATACAGACACGCCAG AGCGCCACACCCCCCAGGCTTCGTCTTCTTCATCAGAAATGGGAGGAAGTGGACAAACGGGAGGTTTGTATCTAAATGCCTATGAGGTCTCGTTTCCCCTCGAAGAGAGTGTGGAGCGCCCAGCTGCCTACCACCTGAACCAGGGTCAGCAGATGATTGAAG AGCCAGTGGTACAGGAGTCCCTTCACTCCCAGTACAGCCCTTTCATCCTGATTTCTAACCTGCGGGCTCACCTCTACGTCTCGCTGGAGAAGAATGCCTGGCTGCAGAAACGCATTGAGGAGCTGGAAGAGGAGCGAAACTTCCTGCGCTGTCAGCTGGACCGCTTCATCGTCAGCATGAGGAGTCCAGATG TGGCAGACTGGTCTGGAGAAGCCCAGCGTGCTGTTAAAGTCCAGCCTGCCAGctctccatctcctccttcCCCGATGACCACCAGGTCGGGGATGACCCTCAAACGCCTCCAGCGCCCCGGAGCTCGGATCCGCCGCAACATCACTGTCCCTG tcAAACAGGAGTTTCATCTTGAAGAAGACAAATATTACACAGAGGAAGAGTTTGTTGAGGAAGAGGGGGAAGAAGAGGTGGAGGATGATGCAGACTCGACTGTGGAGAGCGGGTCAAAGAAGAAGAGCCGAGGGCGTGGCACCGGAGAGCcgaagatgaagatgaggaggatcTTCAGGATCACGCATGGGAGGGAGAGGCAAAGAg TTAAAGACCCAGATGGTGTTCTGATTCGTTACAAGAAGATCCTGTCTACATACCAGCGGGTGAGGAGCATGTCCAGAGCCTTCCAGATCCACGGAGTCGACCGAAACACGATGGCCTCCACCTCCCCGATCGCAGAGCTCCTGCTTGTGGCCCCAGAAAAGGTTTTAATGTCACTTTTATGA
- the LOC102237889 gene encoding transmembrane protein 238-like: MGLCDDLSHCKVALVIAVLMDLLGGASLLVGVFASLKLNGEECGDVLVYSGILFLVASLAGWVLWYSGNIEGLPPKKEHGHLNSAVDRLARRVSRKIFSHRRNKYYSQSNRV; this comes from the exons ATGGGTCTGTGTGATGACCTGTCTCACTGCAAGGTGGCGTTGGTGATTGCTGTGCTGATGGATCTACTGGGAGGCGCCTCTCTGCTGGTGGGAGTCTTTGCCTCTTTGAAGTTAAATGGAGAAGAATGTGGAGACGTCTTGGTTTATAGCG GAATCCTTTTCTTAGTTGCGTCTCTGGCTGGATGGGTTCTGTGGTACAGTGGGAACATCGAGGGTTTGCCCCCCAAGAAGGAGCACGGACATCTCAACTCCGCTGTCGACCGGCTCGCCCGCCGAGTCAGCCGCAAGATCTTCTCCCATCGGAGAAACAAATATTATTCACAGTCAAATCGTGTCTGA
- the LOC102238149 gene encoding recoverin-like — protein sequence MGNSKSGAVSKEILEDLKLNTKFSETEIVQWYENFKKQCPSGRISKDEFQNIYRKFFPDSDANTYAQHVFRSFDTNDDGTLDFKEYIIALHMTGTGKTTSKLEWAFSLFDVDKNGYITKSEVTEICTSIFKLIPTDEVGDLPEDENTPEKRANKLWKVFDKGDNDRVAEGEFIKGLLENEEALRLIQYEPSK from the exons ATGGGTAACAGCAAGAGTGGAGCTGTGTCCAAGGAGATCCTTGAGGACCTTAAACTCAACACCAAGTTCTCAGAGACTGAGATTGTCCAGTGGTATGAGAACTTCAAAAAGCAGTGTCCATCGGGCCGCATCTCGAAAGACGAGTTTCAGAATATCTACCGCAAGTTCTTCCCAGACAGCGATGCAAACACTTATGCCCAGCACGTCTTCCGCTCCTTCGACACTAATGACGACGGCACGCTGGACTTCAAGGAGTACATCATCGCCCTCCACATGACTGGAACGGGGAAGACCACGAGCAAACTTGAATGGGCGTTTTCGCTGTTTGATGTGGACAAGAACGGATACATCACCAAGTCAGAGGTCACAGAAATCTGCACA TCAATTTTCAAGCTGATACCGACAGATGAAGTGGGTGATCTACCTGAGGATGAAAACACACCTGAAAAGAGGGCAAACAAACTCTGGAAAGTCTTCGATAAGGGTGACAACG aCCGAGTTGCAGAAGGAGAGTTCATCAAAGGACTGTTGGAAAATGAAGAAGCCCTCCGTTTGATTCAGTATGAACCTTCAAAATAA